From Herbiconiux flava, one genomic window encodes:
- a CDS encoding CinA family protein, whose translation MSSAPSPTFEVARRVVETLTARHVTIGVAESLTGGLLAAALVEVPGASAVLRGGVIAYDTRIKHSVLGVDAEVLAAHGPVHPDVALQMAVGVRTALVVDGEEPWIGLSTTGVAGPDAQDGHPPGTAFIGLAIGNEVRFVELHAEGDRGTVRAAVVARALDLLVEFL comes from the coding sequence GTGAGCTCGGCTCCGTCGCCGACCTTCGAGGTCGCCCGTCGGGTCGTCGAGACCCTGACCGCGCGGCACGTCACGATCGGCGTCGCCGAGTCGCTCACCGGAGGCCTGCTGGCCGCGGCCCTCGTCGAGGTGCCCGGCGCCTCCGCCGTGCTGCGCGGGGGAGTGATCGCCTACGACACCCGCATCAAGCACAGCGTGCTCGGCGTCGACGCCGAGGTGCTGGCCGCGCACGGTCCCGTCCATCCCGACGTGGCGCTGCAGATGGCCGTCGGGGTTCGCACCGCGCTGGTCGTCGACGGCGAGGAGCCGTGGATCGGGCTGTCGACGACCGGTGTCGCCGGGCCGGACGCGCAGGACGGGCATCCGCCCGGCACCGCCTTCATCGGGCTCGCGATCGGCAACGAGGTGCGCTTCGTGGAGCTGCACGCGGAGGGCGACCGCGGCACCGTCAGGGCCGCCGTCGTGGCCCGCGCACTCGATCTTCTGGTGGAGTTCCTGTGA